One Salmo trutta chromosome 26, fSalTru1.1, whole genome shotgun sequence DNA window includes the following coding sequences:
- the LOC115162867 gene encoding high mobility group-T protein, whose amino-acid sequence MGKDPRKPRGKMSSYAYFVQTCRAEHKKKHPEASVNFAEFSKKCSERWKPMSPKEKGKFEDMAKQDKVRYEREMKNYIPPNGQKKKRFKDPNAPKRPPSAFFIFCADFRAKIKSEHPGLSIGDTAKKLGVMWNSSAAEEKKPYEKKAATLKEKYDKDIASYRTNGRVDTASSAAADDDDEEEDDEEEDDDEDDDE is encoded by the exons ATGGGGAAAGATCCTAGGAAACCGAGAGGCAAGATGTCGTCATATGCGTACTTCGTGCAGACCTGCAGGGCAGAGCACAAGAAGAAACACCCCGAAGCCAGTGTCAACTTTGCTGAGTTCTCCAAGAAATGCTCAGAGCGATGGAAG CCCATGTCTCCTAAAGAAAAAGGCAAGTTTGAAGACATGGCGAAGCAAGACAAGGTCCGCTACGAGAGAGAAATGAAGAACTACATCCCACCCAATGGCCAGAAAAAGAAGAGGTTCAAGGATCCTAATGCCCCCAAGAGACCACC GTCTGCATTCTTCATCTTCTGTGCTGACTTCCGGGCCAAGATAAAGAGCGAGCACCCAGGCCTGTCCATTGGAGACACTGCTAAGAAGCTGGGAGTGATGTGGAACAGCTCTGCAGCTGAGGAGAAGAAGCCGTACGAGAAGAAGGCAGCCACGCTGAAGGAGAAATACGACAAG GATATCGCCTCATACCGCACCAATGGTAGAGTGGATACGGCCTCCTCCGCAGCTGCTGACGACGACGACgaagaggaggatgatgaggaagaggatgatgatgaggatgatgacgaGTAG